One segment of Penaeus chinensis breed Huanghai No. 1 chromosome 14, ASM1920278v2, whole genome shotgun sequence DNA contains the following:
- the LOC125032433 gene encoding uncharacterized protein LOC125032433 isoform X1: MGCSYVGVPSFYLRGLFPCWYSLSLFLHGLFPCWYSLSLFLHGLFPCWNSLIYLRGLFPCWNSLIYLRGLFPCWYSLSLFLHGLFPCWYSLIYLHGLFPCWYSLSLSLPSWVIPVLVFSHLPSWVIPVLVFSHLPSWVIPVLVFSHLPSWVIPVLVFSLSLPSWVIPVLVFSLSLPSWVIPVLVFSLSLFLHGLFPCWNSLIYLHGLFPCWYSLIYLHGLFPCWYSLIYLHGLFLCWFPLIPHSWVTPVVFFLSPVLLDISCQFNSVHNSYPLQLIRKGGGGKSNPVQFTSLFIHLKKIINISTHIHYSIVQK, from the exons atgGGTTGCTCCTATGTTGGtgttccctcattttaccttcgTGGGTTATTCCCGtgttggtattctctctctctcttccttcatgggTTATTCCCGtgttg gtattctctctctctcttccttcatgggTTATTCCCGTGTTGGAATTCCCTCATTTACCTTCGTGGGTTATTCCCGTGTTGGAATTCCCTCATTTACCTTCGTGGGTTATTCCCGtgttggtattctctctctctcttccttcatgggTTATTCCCGTGTTGGTATTCTCTCATTTACCTTCATGGGTTATTCCCGtgttggtattctctctctctctctcttccttcatgggTTATTCCCGTGTTGGTATTCTCTCATTTACCTTCGTGGGTTATTCCCGTGTTGGTATTCTCTCATTTACCTTCGTGGGTTATTCCCGTGTTGGTATTCTCTCATTTACCTTCGTGGGTTATTCCCGtgttggtattctctctctctcttccttcatgggTTATTCCCGtgttggtattctctctctctcttccttcatgggTTATTCCCGtgttggtattctctctctctctcttccttcatgggTTATTCCCGTGTTGGAATTCCCTCATTTACCTTCATGGGTTATTCCCGTGTTGGTATTCCCTCATTTACCTTCATGGGTTATTCCCGTGTTGGTATTCCCTCATTTACCTTCATGGGTTATTCCTGTGTTGGTTTCCCCTTATCCCGCATTCATGGGTTACTCCCgtggtgttttttctctctccagttTTATTGGATATATCATGTCAGTTCAATTCAGTTCACAACTCCTATCCATTACAGCTCAttcgtaaaggggggggggggaaatcaaaTCCAGTTCAGTTTACTTCATTGttcattcatttaaaaaaaatcataaacatatCCACCCATATCCATTACTCTATCGTGCAAAAGTAA
- the LOC125032572 gene encoding uncharacterized protein LOC125032572 has product MASRDCRPFTIVVSTVRRRWKGGYEVEKRSLKYSNPRVWLEPTDHSTNCFFCMVDVSRRRKGKTVAGVDYPDLPSSIAPIPHCSKVQDKYSDDDEERDVEDLEYLHEVPEKVPHFPKQNEVNGLIRDMGLTMSNAELFISRMKQ; this is encoded by the coding sequence ATGGCATCAAGAGACTGTCGGCCCTTCACTATTGTTGTGAGCACTGTAAGAAGACGCTGGAAGGGTGGCTACGAGGTGGAAAAAAGATCCCTGAAATATTCCAATCCAAGGGTCTGGTTGGAGCCAACAGACCACTCCACAAACTGTTTTTTCTGCATGGTGGATGTCAGCAGGAGGCGGAAAGGAAAGACTGTAGCTGGTGTAGATTATCCAGATCTTCCATCATCAATTGCTCCAATTCCTCACTGCTCCAAAGTCCAAGACAagtattctgatgatgatgaggagagggaTGTTGAGGACTTGGAATACCTGCATGAGGTACCAGAAAAAGTTCCCCACTTTCCAAAGCAAAATGAAGTGAATGGCCTGATCAGGGATATGGGTCTGACCATGTCCAATGCAGAGCTATTCATTTCAAGGATGAAGCAGTAG
- the LOC125032433 gene encoding uncharacterized protein LOC125032433 isoform X2, whose product MVGPVDTGELVRSLVRIPGSGYDKSAGSACLDLARVSTLAASVPVPQTLPPALMSQRQPPQNLTDQTKLGSKAGAAIGAFPRTLTLVPNSRGRKRSCAEEAATGSARSSAASSQSSGQSLPVKRTRIVYMTAEQLARCPNVSTVNTPSGPIFCMSLQSTSSNSPAPSISQDSLPQLLNERNTLRQQNVQLQQRLALYQHIFRNRNRLTSVAEGLGVKIP is encoded by the coding sequence ATGGTAGGACCCGTTGATACAGGTGAACTAGTTCGATCTTTAGTACGTATACCAGGGAGTGGCTATGATAAATCAGCTGGATCGGCTTGCCTTGACCTTGCCAGGGTCTCCACTCTGGCTGCATCCGTTCCCGTACCACAGACACTACCACCAGCACTCATGTCCCAGAGGCAACCGCCCCAGAATCTTACGGATCAAACGAAGTTAGGAAGTAAGGCCGGGGCAGCAATTGGGGCTTTTCCCAGAACATTGACTCTAGTTCCTAACAGCAGAGGTCGCAAGCGGTCGTGTGCAGAAGAGGCTGCGACTGGTTCCGCACGTAGCAGTGCAGCATCGTCCCAATCTTCTGGCCAGAGTCTCCCTGTGAAAAGAACCCGCATCGTGTATATGACAGCGGAACAGTTGGCAAGGTGCCCTAATGTTTCGACTGTTAATACCCCATCAGGACCTATATTCTGTATGTCTTTACAGTCAACCAGTTCTAATTCCCCTGCACCTTCCATCTCGCAAGACAGCCTGCCACAGCTTCTGAATGAAAGGAATACCTTGAGGCAACAGAACGTGCAACTGCAGCAGCGACTGGCGCTCTACCAGCACATCTTCAGGAACAGAAACAGGTTAACCTCAGTGGCCGAAGGATTGGGTGTGAAAATACCCTAA